DNA from Deinococcus betulae:
AAGGTGCCTGGGTGATCGGTGAACAGCGAGCCCGCGAAGAAAAGAAGTACTATCTCTGCAATCTGCCGCCTGAGACGGCCTTTGAGCATTTGATTCGAGCCACCAAACAGCGCTGGGCATGCGAACTCGGACACCGGGAGCTGAAGCAGGAAGTCGGACTCGACCACTTCGAAGGCCGAAGTTGGCAAGGCCTGCATCATCACGCGGTGCTCTGCCTGGTGGCCTTGCTGTTCCTGCAAT
Protein-coding regions in this window:
- a CDS encoding transposase; this translates as GAWVIGEQRAREEKKYYLCNLPPETAFEHLIRATKQRWACELGHRELKQEVGLDHFEGRSWQGLHHHAVLCLVALLFLQWLRLSQLDGFIGETVPAIRREIAGDIPRRSNLQYRYCSCCTALFSGP